From one Paenibacillus terrae HPL-003 genomic stretch:
- a CDS encoding AraC family transcriptional regulator has protein sequence MVFYFPRFACSTDLPLSLICSQVGITDVFYLSRLFKALTGSSPTAYRVEHRMN, from the coding sequence GTGGTTTTCTATTTCCCACGCTTCGCGTGCTCAACTGACCTTCCTCTATCCTTAATTTGTAGTCAGGTAGGCATCACAGATGTTTTTTACCTGTCCAGATTGTTCAAGGCATTAACCGGATCTTCCCCAACAGCATACAGAGTGGAACACCGAATGAATTAA